The genomic segment TGAGAAATGACCATAGGGAAGTTCCTTCCAACTGACCTATCATCTTTGTTCAAACCCCAACAACAACTCGGCCCAAAAAAAACTGGGGGGCAAACATGATCAAGAGCCTAAACACAATCCAAAGGGAAATTGCACCTCTGTGGCAGAATGGAGTCTGTTCTTGTTCTgcccaaaaaaaattgatcaaaagcCTTGACACAATCTGAAGGGGAATTGCACCACTATTGCAGAATGGAGCCTGTTCTTGTTCTGCCAAAAAAATACCCCTGCTTGATCATGCCTGCAAaaacttcttgattttttttttcaacttattccagtttttgtcggtaatttggCTCAAAATGCCACAAGACTTTCTCTGTCAAATGAGCCTTTCCTGTGAATAAAagcatgtgttttcttttttgtgtgttcatgcaaataacatatTGAGCCCACCTTTGTACTTACAAAACCACCGCACCAAGAATCCTTtggtgttttttcctttttcccaaAACCAAGCATGACCccatgttttcacaaggatttttgggaaatcaaagtttagtacaaaacagaaatcatgttGGTGTTTGTTCAAACAAACGAATTCTGGAAATTCGGGTGATTCCTTAGAGAGGTAACCATAcacctaaaacacaaaaaaaaaaccatgaagtgactctaaagttgagttttatttgcatgaataatgagaaatcactctgcatactcgcatgaaagcaaggcttaccgatcctaaatgcatgcatttgagatgaagaaaggtcatctttgataatcctttcacaaggctaaaatatatcctttgtagtccccttttgagcctaatgcatttttcttgaaataaccttggctaggatcacaccccacattGGGGGGCAAGTGcaaaaaaatccttaatgacCAAAAGTGCCCAAATAACTCTTGGGGGGCATGAAAAACCTTAAcgattgaaagtgcccaaacaaTACTGGGGGGGCATAAaagcaaattctcaatcaatcgaaGGTGCCCATACAAAGCTGGGGGGcataagaaaaatccaaaggatcaaaaaaaaaaattgagcaaaaaaaaagcaaatgcaatgatgctcaaaatcaaatgaagaaaaaaatgagaaagagcccaagcccaacacttggggggcaccgtggaccattttacaaatcaattccaaggtcCAGAAATCTATAAACAAAAGAGTTTGGGATATAAGcactagtgatccttagtcttaaagtcccttaaacaccttttgagcctatgaatatccttttcttcatagccaatagcccaagcctacattacgtgcctaatcaagccctttctgatcaaaggcaagcaatctggatcggtaggcaGCGCTTTCTCATGCAAgccaaatcattattcatgcaaataaaatgaatgctttgaaagacggttctcaataacccttaaattgaaatttcaaccttttgtgaccaaccgATGTCATCCTGTGTTCTTCACATTTTTGTCGAAaaacggttctcaataacccttaaattgaaatttcaaccttttgtgaccaaccagaTGTCATCTTGTGTTCTTCACATTTTCATCGAAAGATGAttctcaataaccctcaaattgaaatttaaacctTTTGTGATCAACTAGATGTCACTTCTTCACATTTTCGTCGAAaaacggttctcaataacccccaaattaaaatctcaatcttttgtgaccaaccaaatgtcacttcatgtttttcaccaaaaatcaaaacaaaaagttttcatcacATCTGAAAACCTCTCTataggaatcacttgattttcttcagaatgagtttgctttgaatcaatgttaaaatgatttttgtgtctggaatagctttgaaattccaaaaattctgcATGAAAACAACTCTTTGTAAATAGCCAAACCTTCCTTCACCTAGCCTCATCCCCAAACCCGATTGAATGCTTGGGGGCATGATCAAACTGGAGGGCAATTCACCAAAACACATAGGGTTGGCTCCATGATTCCCCttctaagaaaatagaaaatgttgGGTTGAGCTGGAGATCTCTTCAGATAAAGGTTTGAGGGATAAGATGTATGTTAATGTCATATCCTGCCCGAgggtcaagatcacaagatgtgactcgagtaagcaagagtgAAAAGAGCCATCAAAGCTTACTatcagagactcaaacttttgagaaaaggaagacaccatgaagaaaaggggacctacatttctcaggtaagtatacatgcatattgatcatgatgcataACCTTCATCTTGACAGATTAGTGTCTCACAATCACCTCTTTTTGagtgggccttcgagccctcacatcttaggtagtgtgttttctaaccctgccttcatttttttttagtgggctttcgagccctcacatcttaggtagtgtgttttccaaccctgtcTCTTTTTAAGTGCACCTTCAAGCCAACAACCATcctaggtagtgtgttttccaaccctgcctcctcctttagtgcgccttagagccaccaaccactttaggtagtgtgttttctaaccatacctccttttgagtgcgccttcgagcgaccaaccaccttaggtagtgtgttttccaaccctgcctctttttaaatgcgccttagagccttcaaccaccttaggtagtgtgttttccaaccctgcctctttttaagtgcGTCTTAGAGCCACCAACcactttaggtagtgtgttttccaaccctgcctcttctttagtgcgccttagagccaccaaccactttaggtagtgtgttttctaaccatacctccttttgagtgcgccttagagccaccaactatcttaggtagtgtgttttcaaaccctgcctcttttttagtgcgccttagagtcACCAACcactttaggtagtgtgttttctaaccatacctcctttcgAATGCGCCTTAAAGCCTTCGACCAATTTAGGTAATGCGTTTTCCAAcccttcctctttttttagtgcgccttagggccatcaaccaccttgtgtagtgtgttttctaaccctacttcCTTGAGTGCGACTTTGAGCACTCACACCATAGgtaatgtgttttctaaccatacctcctttttagtgcctcttcgagccaccaaccacgttaggtagtgtgttttccaaccctgcctccttctttagtgcgccttcgagcgaccaaccaccttaggtagtgtgttttccaaccctgcctctttttaagtgcgccttaggGCCATCCACCACcttgggtagtgtgttttccaaccatacctccttttagtgtgccttagagcccttacctcttaggtagtgtgttctttaaccctacctccttttttcgagtgggccttcgagccctcacaccttaggtagtgtgttttctaaccttgcctcctttttaatgtgccttcgagccatcacaccttaggtagcgtgttttccaaccatacctccttttagtgtgccttagagcccttacctctttggtagtgtgttttccaaccttacctccttttagtgtgccttcaagccaccaaccaccttaggtagggtgttttccaaccctgcctcctttttaatgtgcgttcgagccatcacaccttaggtagcgtgttttcctaaccctgcctcctttttaatgtgccttcgagccatcacaccttaggtagcgtgttttccaaccctgcctctttttaagtgcgccttagagccatcaaccaccttaggtagtgtgttctccaaccatacctcctttttaatgcaccttagagccatcaaccaccttaggtagcgtgttttccaaccctgcctccttttttaGTGTGCCTCCgagccatcaaccatcttaggtagtgagttttctaaccctgcctttctttttagtgcgccttagggccatccaccaccttaggtagtgtgtttttcaaccctgcctcctttttaatgtgccttcgagccatcacaccttaggtagcgtgttttccaaccctgcctctttttaaggGCTCCTTTGAGTCCTAACCTTTTAGGTAGAGtattttaggtagtgtgttttccaaccatacctcctttttagtgcgccttagagccatcaaccaccttaggtagtgtgttttccaaccatacctcctttttagtgcgccttagagccaccaaccaccttaggtagtgtgttttctaaccatacctcctcttttaagtgcgccttagagccaacaatcatcttaggtagtgtgttttccaaccctgcctctttttaagtgTGCCTCTgagccatcaaccatcttaggtagtgagtTTTCTGACTCTGCCTTTCTTTTTAATGCGCCTTCaagccatcaaccaccttaggtagtgtgttttccaaccctgcctctttatAAGAGCTCCCTCGAGTCCTAaccttttaggtagtgtgttttttctaaccctacctcctttcgagtgtgCTCTCTAACCCTCaagaggattcatcattcctcaacaagatgagtcaatcctatctcatcctttttttcttctttacaacgcttactatctaaagtctcttacgagactttctaccataagcattgtaaagaggggggcaactgtcatcacccaattttgggtgattccccaaaattcattttttttccaaaaaataaaaaaaaacaaaataaaaaaaataaaataaaaggttggtAATGCGGAGAAAGCCGaccaagaaaggctgcaaaaataggcgaaaatcaagctgcaattttcggaaaaatttcaaggcctaattgtacactgttatgcccaaaaatagaaaagtgcaaattcaaaggtcaaattaaatgagtattggacgaatttgcataaaaattaagtgtaatgacataattaaatttttaatgggtcaatttgatttaatcatgggccaaattgaattttaattatgtttaagaattaatttaggtccaattgaagaagttaattaagtgcaaggacttaattatactttaagcgggtcaaaattaattggagggcttaattggtgaaaattaagtttgggagcttaatttggacttaattgaaaaatcaaaattttaagagacccaatttaatttttaccaagtgaatcaattgaaatcaggggccaaacacaaaacttgaaggaccaattttgaagtccgaaaaaatattttgcctataaatagccttcATTTTCAGCTAAGAAGGGGGggtatttttgacaaaaaaaaaagaaagaaaaggaagaacaaaccctaaaaaacctaaccctacaaAACTTGTTCTTCTTATTCTCCAAGAGCAGCCGCCACCCCCCACCCGGTGGTTTCCATTTTTCCTCCTCAGCCCGGTCTTCTCCCCTCTTCAGCAAGCACCACAACAGCAGCAGCTCCCCCCCTCACACACTAGCTGGCTACCACGCTCTCCTTCCATTTCAGGCTCTCCCTTCTCCCCTTAAGTCGCTGGCACACAGAGCCTTCTCCAAAACCAAACCGATTCCCCTCAGCCAACCATTTCCCTCTCTCAGCTGCACACAGACCGGCCTCTCCATCAACGTCGGCCTCCACCAAGCCACACAGTAGAACAACCCCATCTCTCCTCAGTCAGCCGGTCACTCCCTTTTCCTCCACCGAAGCTTCAGAGGCCATAGACCCACCGTCTTCACTGTCGGTCGCAGCGGCGGCCGAACACCAGCAGCAGTGCCGTCCTTCTTCCCTCTCTCGGCCGACACAGCCATCGCCAGATCTACAACCGGACAGCTCCCTCCCAACCACCAGATCTGCCATCGGCAGAAGGAGAATCCACCAGAAAGAGGGAACCGATTACAGATCCGAAGTTAAAAAGAACCGACCGAAGGAAacagatctaaaaaacaaaaacaaaggaaaaataaaaaatcaactgcTTGTGTTGCGTTTTCTGTTGTTTTGCAGGTCGCCGGCGTTGTAGAAGAGAAGCGAAGAAGAGGCCAGTTTCGGCCAGCTGTTTTCCCGGCGGCGCgtggacccacgcgccgccagctgTTCCTGCGCCCAATTCCTGTGCAGAAGGATTCCCTTGCAATTTTTGGAGTTTTGAGGACTGTTCTGTAAAATTTCAAactatttgatgtaatttttatttatttttgaattttgtaatttgttttctggatgtaaaaaagggagaaaaagaaaaagaaaaaagaaaaaaaaatataataaaaaatgtgtgtttgtgcttgtttttcttattatgttataaaaaaataaaaaacaaaaacaaaaacaaaagaaaataaaaaacaaaaaatgcatgtttgtatttatttcagggatcCTTTCATGATGAGacggcaaaagaataaagaaggatttaatattttgattggatcatggtgtagaagtacaaacttgtacggaagttgtatttctaaattccgatgaaaagacaaaatttttaaaacttctttaacacatcacaaccacgaagcagcttacctcaggtagggtgcgttaggcgtgctaataccttccctaaccacaatcagtcctttacccgcgaatctccaacaagaccagtcaacttgggtttcctagtaaccctcaattaaatactaggtggtgactcccaacaaaatcaattccaattaaCAGAGAGCaaaaaccgccatcgccaggacggGGACGCCGCTCGcgggtgttttccgacgtgcgacaaCTTTCTGTACTCAACTTCTCAAAGTCTCTTCTCAATGCTTGCAACCATACCCTTTTTGTCTTTTCAACTCCATTATAAGTCTTGTTAAGCATTTCCCATGCCTCCTTTGACATCTTTGCTAGTGCCACCATCGTAAGAGTTGCTTCATCAAGTCCTTGATAAATGGTGAATAACGCCTTATTATCCTTCTTCTTTGATTCTCTCAATGTTTGTCTTTCTACATTACTCATTGTTgtcttttctcttattgattCTGGTTCAGTGTAACCATCTTTAATTAACTCCCATAACTCTTGTGATCTTAATAGTGCCTTGTATTGAATAAACCACAGATCATAGTTTTGTTTGGTAAGACGGGGAATATGAAATTGAGAATTGTTGTTGCTGGAAGCCATATCTGCTCTCAAGCTCTGATGCCACTTTATTGGAAAAAACAATGACAGAACAAAGGAGGGCTCACCACTCATACAATTTGATGGAATACAATACACTAAATAAGGGTACTCTCACACTGTTCATTATCAAATCTAGACAATATATATAGACATTATAAAATGTCTTTTACAATCTccaaataacataattaatacTGACTCTTTAATATAGATGATTATTCATTGAACTAACTTCAATACACTTAATCTtgataaacaagtttaataactaacaCAGGTAAGTTTCCTTCCTTCCTTGCTAAAATAATTAGCCAGTTATTATTGCATACATCCATGAACCATTCATGATTGCGTGCAATAGTGGTCAGCCGGGTCACTAGCTTGGGCTAGTGACTAGGCCGAGCCATTGGGTCTAGGCCGATCCATACAGCAGGGCTAGATCTAGCCAcacaaaaaagacaaaaaatataaaaaaatacaaataaaaatagcttccttttttaaaactcaaattttaCGGGTTTATTCACTGGCGCCAAAGTCATGAGTTCCATATTTTTAGGCtgtgtaatatttaccaacaccagagttgataatatttgtaaataattgttcactgacgctagagtcaggaacatcgtaggaacaaaaaaaaaggaaaacaaattcttagcaattttagacaaaataagcaatgcagtctgcctcataCATGACGCTTAAGAGGTGATAGCATCTTTTCTTTCGCATAACCAGTCtcataccatagaatctctattgactagttagggttcctagttatcataatattaggtggcgactccttaaactaGACATTTTcccgtgaaaaaaaaaatgtcagatatctttttttttcaaatatttttaattagtcgCCACCATGTCCTGAtgtgataattataattatttttacacaTAAGGTTGTAATTCTCGGGTTTTGTTGGTAAGGGCTTGTGTTTTGTCatcttaaattcttaattaattgtttcttcTTTGAATTTAGTATCTATTAGAATTGATTTGGAGTCTTAAAGaattggtgttttttatttccttttttaagaTTGTAAACTAAGCGAATGCATTTTTCCCTTTTATCACTTGTCTGAGACTTGTAAATTTGTAGTGTTTTGATGTGAATTGGTGGTCAGGATGTGCATTTTTGATAGATTGAAtgtttgaagaaaatatttttccctTCTTAATGATAAGAGCCAAAAACTCTATTATCTCTTACAACAAATATTGAAATGAGAGTGTTCAAGTGTGGAAGTAGTTTATCTTTTAGTGAAGGTGATAACACAAGTTCAATTGTTACTTACTCTTCATAGTGGAAGGATGTGATGTGGCTAGTGTAGTTTTGCGTGTGTTATTATAGAAGGATGTAAAGTGGCTTCTATATTGGGCTACATTGATATCTATGAAGGTGTAGATAAGAGAGATGATAGATGTAAGCTGATTGTGGTGGCTAGAAGAAAACAAGAGAAGAGATGGAGCTAGGGTAAGATTTTCAgcacctagtttttttttataaaaacaattttggcaattttttaattttttaattttaacatttcaagagctttttaatcattaaataaaatataatgacaatCTTATAAAcaattcaatgttttttgttGGTTTGTTTTGGTGTGCGGTGAAGTGTTATGAACTCATGAACTTTGAAATGTAAATCATAATTGTTTTAAGAATAGAGGCAAAGAGAAAAGATGACTAAACTACAAAAAGGTAGGTTAATTTTTCCAAAATGTTTTGaccaattaatattttcaacaaTCATTTGGTTgctaaaaaattacaagaatgatagtttgatagttttggtCATGCAAATCTAAATCTTTCATTTTCCCCTCCAAACACCAAAATATCATGCTAACAACCTCtataaactcattttcaatctcAACATACATCTAAATTAACCAAAAACAACCTTCAAAAcccaactaaataaaaaaaatcttttatattattgaattcttgatcttttttcttctgCTATGTTAAGGCTTTTTATCACCATCAAATAAATCTCCTTGTCAATCGAACACATAAAAACCAAGTTTAACAATTTCGAGATTGAAAAATACCTTAATTGGAGTATTttcctctttttccttttctcttacaACTGTCTAGAGTTAAAAACAGAATTAGAATGAAATATTGTTACTTAATtgcaaatattattaaaattcagaACTTAATTGCAAATATAAACTAGAGCTACATAGAAAACTTAAAGAATATCAATGCATAGTGAATGGATAATGTTTTAATTaggaatgagaaaaaaaatcaaaaaactagggaaacaaaaaaaaagcaaccaaaaaaacaaaaccaaaaacaaccctgaaaaaaatgattagaaaaattaaaaatactattaacaTAACATGGGTgacataacccaattttttaattttttaaaaaataataaaataataaataataaataaataacaaaaaaatgaatgaaaaaaacaatttgaaaattgggttaagacaacacaaattgaaagttttaggattaatgaggatgaaattataaattttggagtcaatttggtaaaaaatgaaaagaattaataagtttgaggacttaattaaactttaatttaattaattaatgcaatcaaaggcttaattgaagaaatactaGAGTTTGGGGTTGATTTGGgtcaaaattacaagaaattaaagttcaataactaaaataaataggTGGTGATATTATAAGagggttaattgatttttcatagaggtaattttgaaaaaatttaaagttgaagGGATAATTAAGGGCTGAATTGAATAATTCAGAATCGAAAAACTGTTTTGTAAATGAAGCTGAAATCCAAGGATCGAATTCCAATTGATCCAGgagcaaaattaaaaatagtcaTTTTAACCAAGAAAACGACTCGCCTTCTTCCTCAGGAATCGTTTCAGCAGTAAATGCACCAAAACAGTTTCAATTATGGACCACGTCTCCCAGCTGCTATCCCTCGCCCTCACGATGCACGAATGCATGGcattctctggctttataaaagccagagaaaggcCACGAATGAGGGGGAAGGGGAGaggataggaaaaaaaaccagtAGAGAGAAAAGGGGATGAACGAGCAGACACAGGAAGGAAACGAGcgaaagaacagaaaaaccaAGGGAGGAGAGGACAGGAAAAAACCAGTAGAGAGAGAAGGTGACGAACGAGCAAATACAGGAAGGACgaaccagagaaaaaaaaacagaggcagAGTGAAACAGAGGAAAGGGACTGTAGAATCTCCTTCAAAACTCCAGCAACCGGGAGCAAGCTCAAGCCAACATAGAACAACACAGgaacaaaaaaacacagatGAACAGATGACACATACactgaagagaaaagaagaaaacctGAGAACAGGATGAGCACCACAAGAATACCAGGCAGACACTAAGGGAGACAGGGAGAAcaagataagaaaaaagaagccaaGCAAAGAAAAGCAAGACCAGAGGAGAAGCGCGCAAAGAACAGAGGCAGAGGGGAAGAAAGTAGGTTTGGCCAGTCCTCCATcacgttttgttttttttttttaccgaatAAGTCTAGTTATTTTTGTCAATCCAGACCTAGTTATATAAGATCTAGGGTCAACTTGGTAATTCACTAATTTGAGATCTGATATGGGTTTGTTTAtgagaaaattaagtttttttctttcaaaaccatattgtttttggtttatgtatcatttaaaaaaaagtctaaaatgACGATGATTTTTTACCATATGGgtcaattaaaaactaaaaatttagttgtttttgttcATCTACTTCTGGCAACAAATCTaagaaaccaaattgaaatacGGTCTATTAGTTGAGcatcttgaaagaaaaaagagaactcGCTGAATACTAACatggaaagagaaaaaacaagaaaaggcgaaaggaaaaaaaagaaaagaaaagaaaatggtagCATATGTCCTCTCATCACCATTATCAGTCAGCGACAAACTCAATCTTGACATTAGCAACGGTAACAGAATCACCACCAGTCCGAGGCACTAAAGTCACCACAAGGGTATCATCTCCTTCAGCTTCCAGATCTTCCAACAATCCTGTAATCCCCAATACCATAgttgtctttgatttttttgcatgCTTGTGAGGCACATTGACGAAACTTCCTGCAAACTCGGACATGTCTGGTCCACCAGGTGAATCAGGTTCATCGTTGACGAGGACATCgaacttaattaattgattttcttcaaactCAATCCCTTCAATAACTAaaacttcatcttcatcttctttctccGTCGCGCTTCTTGATTTCTTTGGCCTGGAAACCTCCACACTTATGACTTTATCCAAGACAACAGGGAATGCACTAATTGGTGTTAATACGACGCTTTTTTCAGCTGCACGACGTGATTTTTCCTGCCTTGTTAATTTTGGTGTTGCTCTAGTTTTCAGCCAAGGAATAGGAACATCTTGAAAGCCATATCTTAGCTTCTTGGTGTCAAGAGTATCTTTAACCTTTACTCGAACCAGCTCTTTATTCTCATCCCAGAAAAGAAACTCTGACTTAAGCCAATCAGGATCCTCGATATCCTTTCGCTTGCCTCCAGGTATTTTCTTCCACAAGTCCCACATTCGATCGACGTTCGAGTGATGACAATAAAATATGGGATCTCTCCCCGCTGAGTAGAAATTGCCCATATTTTCCCCTTTAGTTTGATTGGGGTCGCCGGTCCAGATGTGAATCTGAGTGTGTGGGGTGGTCTCAATTGTACCCATTCCAGGACTTGGATCATCACCAGCACGATATGGTTTTCCAAAAAAGAGAGTAGGCTTCGTGGCACCGGACACCATTTGCCTGTACATTACGTTAAGATTGCTTGCATACAATTCCTCTGCTTTTGCAGGGTCTGGATTCGCATCTCCTGTGGCGTAATTAAGATCAAACAATGTCGGAGGTTGGTGATTCGCGTCGCGAAGGGGGTCATAAAGTGGTGATTTGGGGTCAGTAAAAATGGCTGGTATTTGCATGCCGGCAGGGGCATCCCAATTCCAGAAAGGCAAAGCGAAAGTTGGATCATCAATCAGTTTACCCAAGATTCTTTCGAAGTAGTATAAATAGGCTCTATGCCAGGGAAAGAAGAGCCACGAGAAGTGAATTTGAAGTTCTAAATCAGGAAAGCCTGCTTGGTGATAAGCACCATCACAATAAGCACAATGAACGTTGGCTTGGCTCTTGAAGCTACGTGGATCATCGTCAGGAAGACTTTTCATCAGTGCAATGGCTTTGGCGTATTTAGCTAAGTAGGCTTTATCAAGTAAATGAGCAGCAGGCCTAATGCGCATTGGGGAGGACGCAGAAGGGAATTCGAAGTTTTTGATCTTTGTGGATGTTTGAGGGCAACAGTTCGTGGGGTCACTTTCGGATGGCAGGGGAACTAGCTCACATTGGGTTATGTCTGGGGGTGCAATGGGGTTAGCATAGGCAAATGGATCACTAAGACTAGTTGCTCCATAGAGTCCACCGAGACCAATGAGCAGATCTCTTCTGGTGGCAGGGTTTTGTTCATGATCATTGTTGCCTGATTTGCGAGAAACAATCGGGATATTGGGACGGTTTGGCTTTTTAACTCTGGAAACTCGGTGTGTTTTCGGGAAGGAAGGCAAGAAAGAGGAGGCAGCTAAAGGGAAGCTACTGGAAAGAGAGATACAGGAAGCCATAGTTTGGTTTGGTGTGGGGGTGAAGGATTCTTGGATACCTCTTATAAGAAATGTCTATGGTAAAGCGACTACTGTGGCttccattaaaataatctcaatcCGAGTGAATGTGATCCGTAAatctttttattgaatttttttttatcctaataattatataataattacgtgtttaagttttttttaagtttattaaaaatttatatggttattTATTTTAGGGTTATGTGATTAAGTAAGATGCGCTCAAGTTGACgcaaaaatctttaaattaacatgaaaatccttattaatatatatatatatatatatatatatatatatatttgaattgaaagaagCTAATAGATGCAACCAGTTAATACaaatttgagattataatagtttttattttaaaaaaaatgtatttatataaaaaatttaatattttatagttttttataattttaatatcaaaaattttatttaatatattttcaaataaatctcTTTTACAAAGTACATGACACAACCTCAGAGGATTGGACATGAAATTATGCATCCTCTATATTCTGTCCTCGTTGTCCTTTTACATCCAATTTATTGCATTTATGTGGTGAGATTCAAAAATCTAATGAGCCTTCTGAGCATGTGGACAATGTGCTTTAATCTTCGAAGGCTTTTCCACAGCTATAGCCGTCTGAGCATGTGGGA from the Populus nigra chromosome 1, ddPopNigr1.1, whole genome shotgun sequence genome contains:
- the LOC133697185 gene encoding polyphenol oxidase, chloroplastic-like, with the translated sequence MASCISLSSSFPLAASSFLPSFPKTHRVSRVKKPNRPNIPIVSRKSGNNDHEQNPATRRDLLIGLGGLYGATSLSDPFAYANPIAPPDITQCELVPLPSESDPTNCCPQTSTKIKNFEFPSASSPMRIRPAAHLLDKAYLAKYAKAIALMKSLPDDDPRSFKSQANVHCAYCDGAYHQAGFPDLELQIHFSWLFFPWHRAYLYYFERILGKLIDDPTFALPFWNWDAPAGMQIPAIFTDPKSPLYDPLRDANHQPPTLFDLNYATGDANPDPAKAEELYASNLNVMYRQMVSGATKPTLFFGKPYRAGDDPSPGMGTIETTPHTQIHIWTGDPNQTKGENMGNFYSAGRDPIFYCHHSNVDRMWDLWKKIPGGKRKDIEDPDWLKSEFLFWDENKELVRVKVKDTLDTKKLRYGFQDVPIPWLKTRATPKLTRQEKSRRAAEKSVVLTPISAFPVVLDKVISVEVSRPKKSRSATEKEDEDEVLVIEGIEFEENQLIKFDVLVNDEPDSPGGPDMSEFAGSFVNVPHKHAKKSKTTMVLGITGLLEDLEAEGDDTLVVTLVPRTGGDSVTVANVKIEFVAD